The Plantactinospora sp. KBS50 sequence TTCCGCGACGTGCGCGGTGCCGGTGGCGGTGCCGTCCTGGTGCAGGCTGTCGGTCCAGGCGTCGGCGGGGACCTGTTCGATCGCGGTCTCGTCGGCGGCGGTGATCGTCCAGCCGACGGTGAAACGCACGCTGCGCCACACCCGGTTCATCCGCTCCAGATGCTCCAGTAACTCATGGGTGGCGCCGGCCCCGTCGACGCGGATCAGGAGTTTGCGCCGGTAGCCGGCCGGGAGCTGCGCGATGGCGTCACCCAGGACCCGGATGTGGTCGGCGACCGTGTTCGACCCGGCGTTACCGGGCCGCAGCAGCATCGCCAGGCACTCCGCCGTGTTCGCGCACCACGCGCCGAGCGGGTGGAAGCCGTAGCCCTTCTTGAAGGTGGCCGCTGCGCCCTGCTTGTCGCTGTGGGCGGTGATCAGCGTGGCGTCCATGTCGATGACCACCCAGCCGGTCAGCAGCTTCCCGGCCACGGTCAGCCACGGGAACCCCTGCGGGCGTCGGGCGAGCAGCGCCCACACGTGGGCGCGGACCTTCGCCCGGGCCTTGCCGACCCGTTTCAGTACCTTCTCGTTGAGACCGGCCAACGCGCGCCGGACGGTCGACTCCGACGGCCGGTCACCGAAGACCAGCCTCTGATGGGCGAGCAGGCCGATGTCGGACATGCTTGTGGCGCCGAGCGTGATCACCACGGCCAGACAGACCAGGACCGTGCCGCGATCCCACCAGCCGGGGCCCTTGCCGCGCGGCAGCACCTTGTTCAGAGCACTGGTCAGACCGGTCCGATCGGCGCATTTACGCAGCAGGACCGCACCCGCGTGACCGACCAGGCCCTTCCCGTCCGAGCCGACGACCAGCCGCTGATCCCACCCACTACTCTTACTCACCAGAAAGGTGCACCTTGCTCTGCTATGGACATGGCGTAGACACCCACATCCTCGCAGGCCAGGCGCACCTTTCGTTTACCGCCCTCGATCAGTCAAATCCCCCCTGACCAGGGGAGGTTGATGTGGCGGGCCATCTCGGCGGCCTGAGCTTGAGTCGCAATGCCGCCTAGGATGGCTGCCCCACCTGTCGCGGCGGCGACACCCGTGGCGGGACGGATCCGCATCAGCCGTGCGACCTGGCCTCGGCTGCGAAGAGTGGCCTGGATCCAGCCCCCTTCCTCGGTGATTAGCTCGGCGGTCGACCACATCGCGCGAGAGATGTGGTCGAGTTCGACCAGACCGCCGGTCAGGCGCCGAGACTCAATGAAGGACTTCATCGCAGGGTCCAGTGTTCGCAGGAGAGACGCTAGTTCCTCGGTAGTGAAGTCAGCGACCCTTCGTCCCCAGCGCGAGCGCGTAGTCCCGGAAGGGGCATCGATCATGATTGCTCGATCGTCAGTCAGGCTGAGGATGATCACTTCGGGTTCATCGCTCGGCGCCACTGAGCGCTCAGCGCCCTCGGCTGGACTCGACATGCGGTTGAGTGTAGGGCGATGCCCTGTCCCCGGACGTTCAAAGTGAGCAGCCGCCGGCAATGGCGACCCGATTCGAGCTGAGCTCACCTCGCGCTCGGCCGCCACTACGCAGTGAACACGAGCAGGGGAACAAGTGCCTGGAGTGTGCAACCACAGCAGCATCGGGCTCAATTGCCGTTGCCAGCGGACCGGGTCCGGCCGGAGACGTGCCAGGCGCGACACCCAGCGGTGGCTGCACCTGTGCGTCACGGCCTGGCCTCGGTCCTCGCCAAGGTGTCGGCGACGCGTTCGGTGAGGATCGGTACCCACCCGAGGTTTCACGGTCGCCGGGCCGAAATGGCGTGCCACACTTGGTCCGTCGGCCGCGTGGCTACTCCGGCCGGGGCCCGAGGCGGCCACCGCGTCGTACGCCTTGGTCACATGGGTTCGCAGGGTGGCGCGATGTCGTCCGCGTGCTCGGCGGCGTTGTCGAGACGGGCCAGCAGCGTGAGTGCCGCATGCCGGATCCGGAGTGACTCGGCGTATTCCGATTCGGCACAGCCGGTCCCGAGTGGCTCGGGGCAGCTCTTCCGAGATGTTTGGCGGCCAGACTGGCGATCCGCCAGGCTCCGCTGCGGCATTGGCTGTCAGCCGGCGACCCACGCGAGCGACGGTTGCTGGCCGGTATGGAGGTACTCGCGGGCGGCCTCGCGGGCGCGTTCCGGGCTGATGCGGGTGCGTTCGGGCGGCATTTCGGTCCAGTCTCCGTAGAAGTCGAACGCGATCGCTTCGGACACTGGGGGCAGGTCGGGGTCGGTGGCGTAGCGGTTGCCGCTGCCGTGGGGCTGGCTGCGGTCGAGCCAGTCGACGAAGGACCGTTCGGGGTGCCCTATCCCGATCATGATGGCGCCATGCCGGCCGGGTTGATGGATCTGCACCGCGTAGGGCAGGTTCTCGGCCGCGGCCTGGGCGTTGACACGATCGAGGACGAGATCCAGTTCCTGGGCCGTTGACACCGGGACCTCGTTGCCGCGGTCTGGCTCCTCTGCAGACGGGCCGTCCCAGGACACGATGTAACTCATGATGCGATGCCCTCTCCGGTGCCGGTGTAGACCTTCAGGAGCCTGGTGGCGGCCCCGTCGGACACGTATATCGCCAGGCGGCTGCCCCTGGGCAACATACCGGGTAGTACTTCGTCGCAGCCGACGTACTCGCCTTTGCTGACGCAGGTGGGCTTGTTGACCACCAGTACCGCCTCGCGGGGCGCGCCGGGTCTGCGCAGCAGTGCTGCGGCGTGTGCCTCCACATGCTCCCGGGTGACTTGCGCCAGCGGGTGCCAGTCCGGCCGGAGCCCGTCGCGTGCTCCGGGCGCCCCGCCGCTGCGCAGATACCCTTCCGACTGCGTCAGCGGTGGGCCGGTGAGTGGGGTGCCGCTGGTGTCGAAGAGCAGCCCGTGGGTCGGGCCCTTCCCGCCGGGCCGGCGGGGCAACCGGCCGACAGCGTCCTCAACCCAGCCCTGTCCCTGCGTTGGGGGCACGCCACCTGCTGACCGTTGCGCCGAAGTGCCGGTCTGCCCAACGTTGTCGGCGGACTGGCTGGATGATGCGGGAATGTCGATCCCGATCGCGTGGGCGTACGCCCTGACCGCTTCCGCGCTTTGGGCGGCGAGGTGGTCGGCTTCTCGGAGCCGTTCGATCGCCGCCGCGAAACCGGCCAGTGCCCGTCCGACGAGTGGGTGGCCGCTTCCCCGCAGCGTCACACCGAGGCGACTGCGGCTGTCCTGGAGATCGCGCACGACACCGGCGGTACGCCCGCGTTCACGACTGATGCTGTCGAGGATCGCCCGTAGTGCCGCGCCCACTTCGGCTACGCTCACCGATCTCACTCCTTGCTGCGGAGAGAGTGCAGCGTATCGATCGATTGGCTCTCGGGATACGGCCGGTCAGAACATCACCGCCAGACCGAAGAAGCGGCCCTCGTCCTTCAGCGGCCCGAGACGCTGCCGGTCGCTGTCGCGCACGGTTCGGATGAGGTCGCCCAGCCGGGTGCCTTGTATCCACGCGCACTGCGGACCGGTCAGCTCGGCCGGTCGAGCCAGCAATGTCTGCCAGAATTCGTCGTCGAGCGGCGGGGTATCTCCCATCCGCTCGGGCGAGTAGAGGACCTCGGCCGCGCGGTTGTCGGCTATCGCAGCGCGCAGCAGGTCCACGGCCCGGGACCACCAGGGGTTGGGGAACCAGGCAGAGGCGTAGATGATCCCCGACAGGCCCGTATACCAGAGGGCACGACGGGCGCCGATGAGATCAGTGACCTTGACGTGTGTCGTGACCTTGCGCATCACGTCGTCGGCGTACTCGTCCCACGTCTCGCCGAGAACCTCGCTGGCGGTCACCGTCGAGCCGCCCACGGTCAGTTCACGGTCCGGGTCCTGCATAAGCTCGACCAACGCCGCGATGTGGTCGGGCACCGAGCGTCGGTCGTAGACGATTTCGGTACCCGGCTGGGTGATCGAGTTGGGTAGGATGTCGTCGAGCATGTCGCGGACATCCAGGGCGGTGCTGATGTTCAGCCGCATCATGATGTCGTCGGGGATCCCGAAGCCCTGCTCGCGGCCGTCGAGGAACACGTCGATTCGAGCGGACTCGTCGGGGTCGACGTCGGCCAGCACCTTCCAGTTGGCGTCCAGCAGCTCGTAGTGTTCGCGCCGGGCGCGGCGCTCTTCAGCCTGCACCTCAGGATCGTCCGGATCTTTGCCCAGCTGTTCGAGGCGCTGGTGGCGTTCGACTCCGGCGTGGACATCCTCAAGTGCGGTGTTGCGCCAGCAGAGCACGGTCAGGCCAACCGCCGCAGCGTCCAACAGTTGGTCGCGGTCGCGCAGGTCGAGGCCGTAGTCCCCGGCCCACTCCAGCCACCTGTCGTCGCTGAGCCATCCATCCGGCGGGGCGATCTTCGGCCGGCGCGTGTGCTGCGTGGCACCTCGACGTCGTGCCGCTTGCTGCTTTCGACTAGCCATCGCGCCTTCCGTTGTCAGATCACCCGCAACCACCGGTCGGTCATCGCATCGATGGTATGCACATGTTCGGGGTGCAAGAGCAGAGCCTCGGCCTGAAGGCCCGCTTCCTGTGACAGGGAACGGAGTTGTCGGTGGCCCCGCCTACGCTGAGTCGAGTCGGGTTCGGCTTCAGAGTAAGGATCAACGCATGGCGTGGGACTGTGCCGCTCAGCGGCCTCGGCTCGGCGGATTCGACCCTGGTGCGGCGCGGCCATTTGACCGGATTACGGAGCTGTGACCGGATGCCGAAGCGCAGCGTTCAACAGCGCGCGGGGTTCCGGGGTGAGGCGTTCGTGGACAAGGCCGTCTCCGATGCTGGCCACGTATGGAACGACACCCGGCGTGACTTCGCCATTGACGGACAGATCGAGTTCGTGGATACCGATCGGGAGGTCACCGGGGTCGCTGTCCTAGCCCAGGTGAAAGCCACCGAAGTCGGGTTCTCCGGCGACTCGGCGACCGGGTTCGCCTTCCGCTGCGAGGCCGACCACATCGCCTACTGGACGCGGCTGGGCCGGCCAGTCGTGCTGATCTGCGTCGACCTGCGCGTCGACCAGGCGTGGTGGAAGCGCGTCGACACCTGGTTCGCCGATCCGGAACGTCGGGCGCGGCGTGTTGTGCGGTTTGACAAAATAGCCGACCGCTTCGACCCCGACTCGTTCAGCAAGCTTTCGGCTCTCGGCGTGCCGATCGGAGAACCGCTGCCGCGGTTGGAGGGCAGCGAGCGCCTCGTGTCCAACCTGCTTGTGATCGACCGCTTCGCGTCGAAGATCTACGAGGCGTCAACGCCATGCCGCGACCGCGGCGATGCCTGGGAGCGGATGCGCGCCAACGGCAACCAGTTCGAGGGCGGCTTCTTGCTGTCCGGCGGGAAAATCTACTCGATGTGCCCGCTCGACCACGGCCCGCTCGCCGTGCTGTGCGACGGTCCAGTGAGCGCCATCCCGACCGAGGCATGGTCGGGCACCGACGACCCCGCCCTGCAGCGCCGCTTCGTGTCCCTGCTCAACTTCACGCTGCGCTCGGCCTACCATCCCGACCTGGTTTGGCACCCCAGGAAGAGCGTCGTCTACATGCAGGCCCCACCGGACCGCTCCAACCGAAAGATCAAGGGGCGCTACCGGGGAGCGAAGGGGCGTAGCTTCTTCACCCCATACCGTGGCAAGGACGACGACACCAAGACCATGTTCTGCCGCCATTACGCCGCCGGGCTGTACTTCCGACGCTGGGGCGGGACGTGGTATCTGGAGATCAACCCCACCTACCACTTCACGATCGACGGGCGGCGCGAGTCGCTGTTCGACGCCGAGTACGTCAAGAAGATCAAGCGCCTGGAGCACAACAACGCGGTCTACCAACTGGTGCGTGCCTGGGCCGACTACCTGCAAGGCGAGGACACCCTGTTTAGAACCCGGGACGAGCGCATCCGCTTCGGCAGGCTGCTGGAGCTGGACTGCGACGCGGCAATCGACGAGACCGTCTGGATCCCGCAGGAACCGGCCCCTACATCCGGCACGGCCGGCCTCGCCCAAGGGCTATGGGAGCTGCCGTCATGAGAGCCCACGTGCTGCACGAGCCGCAACTGGAGTTCCGCGCCGGCAACCGGCATATCGACCCTCGCTACGGCATCAGCGCCTACGGACCCGCCGACGCCGAGTCTCCCTCCGCGCCGCGCCAGATCCCGATCGCCTTCATCGGCCCCTCCCACGCGGTCGACGGCATCCGTCGCTGGCTGCAGCGCTGCCGAGAACAGATCGAGGCCAAGAACGCCAAACCAGGACAAGAGAACCTGCACCAGCCCTTTCCTGGATTCAGCCCCGACAGCGAGTTCGGGTCCGAACTCGTCTTCGACGACGCACTGGTCCGGGAGATCCCCGAGCGGCAGCTACGCCGCCTGGCGCGTGCCGACACCGCCTCCGCCACCGCCGAAGCGGTGCAGACCTACGCAGACGCCGCCCGGTCGCTGGCTGAGACCGGACGCTGCCGGGTCATCGTCTGCGCCCGCCCAGAGGAGCTGCTGGACCGCGAGTCCCGCCCGCCGGCAGCCGAGGACGATGGCGCCGACCACGACCGTGATCCCGACGAGCGCGAGAGCAGCGGCGACTTCCACGACCTACTCAAAGCCGCCGCCCTCTCACTGCCGGCACCGCTGCAGCTAATGCGCAAGGAAACCTGGACCGGGCAGCCGACCAAAAACAGCGGACAGGCGGCCCGGCCGTTGCAGGACGAGGCCACGAGGGCGTGGAACCTGCACACCGCCTTGTACTACAAGGCCGGTGGGACGCCCTGGCGGATGCAGCGACACACCTCGGACCTGGCGACCTGCTACGTCGGTATCAGCTTCTATCGAACCACCAGCGGCCAGGAGCTGCACACCGCCGTTGCGCAGGTGTTCAACGAGCGCGGTGACGGCGTCGTCGTGCGTGGCGGCACCGCGCAAATCTCCAAGACCGACCGCCAGCCCCACTTGGCGCAGGCCGACGCCCGGCGCCTGTTGGTCGACGCCTTGGCCGAGTACCGCGGAACTCATGGCCACCAGCCCGCGCGTATTGTGATCCACAAGTCCTCCAGCTTTACCGATACGGAGGTGGAGGGCTTCCACGCCGCCGCCGACGAGCGCGACATCGACCATCTGGAGATGCTGTGGATCCAGCGGAGAGGCGCCCCACACCTGTTCCGCACCGGACAGCTCCCGCCGCTGCGCGGTACCTCGGTCCAGTTGGACCAGCGCTCGCTGCTGCTGTACACCCGCGGATCGGTGCCGTACTTCCGCACCTACCCCGGCATGTATGTACCGCAACCACTGCTCATCCGGCCCGAGTCGGCTAACACCGACCTGCTGGCCGCCGGCACCGACGTACTCGCGTTATCAAAGATGAACTGGAACAACGCCCAGCTCGACGAACGCGACCCGCTCACGCTGCGGACCGCGTACCGGGTGGGTGCCATCCTCAAGCACGTACCTGATGGCGCTCGCATCGCCACCCGCTACGCCTACTACATGTAGATCAGGCGTCGCTGTCCGGAGTCAGTGTCAGCCGCGGGCCCCTCTCTCGGGGCGCTTTCGCGCTCAACGCTGACGGGTCCTGCGTCGTGACGGTGCCCTCGGGGCACGTTTTGCAGGACTGCGCGGCGGCTCTTCCAGCCCTGCTTCGGTCTGGGGTCGACAGCTCGTAGCGATGGGCGGTAAGACAATCGCGGGGCCGTCCGCTGGCGGTCTTTCCTTCGATGCCCTCGCCGGAGGCTCCAATCTCTGCGGACCGCTACATCACAGAGGTCACCCGACGCCGCCTGCTCGACGGCTTGGGTTGGCTGCGCGACACCGTGCCGAATGGCATTCGGGAGTTCCTGACGCCGGCGCACACCTTCTGGAGCGGCGCCCTGCCCGAGACCGACTTCCTCGCCCGGCTCTACGACCTCGATCAGCTGCCCAGCCACGACTCCCGGTACACCACAGCGTTTCAGGACATCGTCCAGCACCGCGTCATGAACGAGGATTGGGAGGACGACTGGATATTCAGCGACCCGCGGTTCGGCCTGGCCGACAACGACGAGGCGCTGCTGCGGCTCCTCGCCGAAATGCTGCACCCAGCCGTGCGCACCGACCCGGCCGAGGTCGATCGGCTGCGCGAATTCCTCAACGACGTGCTGGTTCATGATGGCTATGAGCTGGTCCAAGTCGATGACATCAGCGGCGCCCCACTTTTCGCCCCACGCCGCATCGGTGGCGGCGTCCGCGGCACCATGAAGAACCTGATCTTCGCCGCGATAGGGCCCAAGCCCGACATCATGCTGGTCGATGCGATCAACAACGATCTACGCATCACCGGTAACGTGCAGGGTTGCCTTATGTACGACCGGCCGCTGGCCGCGCACGGGCTGACCTGGGCCGAGCTGACCGCTTGGTGGGCCGACCGGGAAGGCATGACCGGGGCGGATGCGCGGGAAGTCTCCTCAAGCCTTTACCGGCGGCTGGACCGCTCACTGGGCGACAACGACGCCGAACGGCGGGTCCTGCGCACCTACGCCGACCGATACCTGCGGCTGGGCCCGGACATTCCGGCGTTGGTCCCGCAGGTCTACCTGCACTACGACCCGCACGTACGCAGCCACTACCGGCCCGGCGCAGCGCCGTTGCCGCGCCAGCGGATGGACTTCCTGATGCTCCTGCCACACTGGGCCCGCGTGGTGATCGAGTGCGATGGCCGTCAGCACTACGCCGACGACAACGGCCGCGCCAGCCCACGGAGGTACGCCGAGATGGTGGCCGAAGACCGCGAGCTGCGGCTGACTGGCTACGAGGTATACCGTTTCGGTGGCGCCGAGCTCATCGATGGCCCGGACACAGCACGTCGGCTCAACACTTTCTTCGACCGGCTCGCCGACCGGCACCCTGCCTGATCGCCGCTCAGGCATCACCTTGCGGAAACCGAAGCAGCGGACCCCGGCAACACCGGCGAGCATCGCCTTCCTGCCGTCAGGGCTGTCGTGCTGCTGCGGTTCGCACCGCCCCGGACATTGGCGGTTTGCCATGATGGACCGCATGCCGCCGAAGACCCTTCACCCACCATGGCCGCCGGCCATCATCGAGAGCATCGCCGACGTTCTGGCCAGCACAGACTGGCCGGGCTTGACCAGAAGCGAGATCACCAAACTGCTGGCGATGCTGCGCATCGCCGATGTCGAGGCGCCCAACAAGCGGACCCGGCTGTGGGGGCGCTGCACAACCAACAGCTACGCGACGGTGCCAGCAACTGCGTTATCCGGTTCATCACCGAGGCGATGGCGCCAGGCCGCCACCTGCAAGACCAGCCGCGATTCGACGCGCTGCGCGACGCCCTCGCCGAACCGCTGTCGCTGGTCGGGCTGCGAGTGAACGACGAGGGTAAAATGGCTCGCGCGGCCGGCACCGCCACCACCCTCGACGAGGTCGCGCGCTTGGCCGGACGGCTGCGAACCGAGTTGCACCGCCGCGGCGTGCACGAGCAAGTGGTGCGCTACTGCGAGGAGGAGCTGGTGCGCCGCTCGCTGTTCCACGCAGTGTTCGAGGCGACCAAGGGCGTCAGCGACAGGCTGCGGCAAATGACCGGGCTCACCGCCGACGGCGCCGAGCTGATCGACCAGTGCTTCGGGGCCCGGACGGGAACACCTCTGGTGCGGATCAACGCCTACAGCACCGATTCCGAGACTAGCGAACATCGTGGCTTCGTCAACCTGCTCAAGGGCACCTTCGGCATGTTTCGCAACCCGCCGGCGCACACACCTCGGGCCACTGCTGGCTGGGCACTGACCGAGCCAGACGCGCTGGATCTGTTCTCGCTGCTGTCGCTGGTCCACCGGCGCCTCGACGGCGCCCAGATCACGCCCCGGCCCTGACAGCTTCCCTCTCTTAACGGGGTCAGCCGGACAGGTACGCCTGTGCCGCATCCCCGCACCCCTGGCAGCCCGCGAGATTACCAGTAGGCGCCGTGCCTGAAGTTGGAACAGGGTCCCTGCCGTGACATGGAATTCACTAGATCCTAGTGTCGGACGCGCCCACAATCACTCCATGGATCCTTGGGCGGAGGCCGTGAACGACTATGAAGTCACCGTCGAACCTGGAGCTGCCGGTGAGGCGGATCTTCTCGACAGCGACAACGACTGGTGGCTTGTGGCCTGCATGGATTGGCCGCGCGACCGGTGGATCGGCTACGTCCAGGGCTACTGGAAGGCAGCGACGGTCATCGTCGAACGCGTCGCGAGCACGGGGCGTGACCAGGACTACCTCGTCTACCCATTTCTGATGTGCTGGCGACACTACGTCGAACTGCAGCTTAAAACCTTGATCCTGTTAGCGGCCACATACCTACACAAGCCGTGCGACTTGCCCAAAACCCACAAGATTGACCATCTTTGGCGAGTAGCGCGCCCGCTGATCGAGCATTCATATCCGGGCGAGCCGACGACGGACTTGGACAACATCGAGCGTATCCTTCTGCAGTTGCACAGTTTCGACCCGACATCGGAGCACTTCCGCTATCCGATCTTGAAAAATGGCTCCGCGACGTTGACCTCGCTCGGTCGGGTTCACATGCGCCGATTTCACCTGGCGATGGAAAGTGTCGCCGGCCTACTCGATGGAGCGGAGACCGGGATCCGTGTGTTGATCGACCAGCGCAACGAGTACGAGGCGGCCATGTACGACCTGTACGGCAGCCCGGATGGGTCTCACTAAGGGCCTGACCGGAAGCCTTGTCGCCTGCTTGGCCATCTGACACGTACACGCGCTGGGCCTCCCAGGACCCCCAGCCCTGACCAGGGGTGCTCGAATGATTAGCGCCAGTTTTGTGGTGCTATGTCGTGCTTGAAGCCGCAGCGTTGGGATCGCTACTGCTACGTCCTGTCGGTCTGGCCGAGACCTGCCAGCTCACTCCTTGCGCATCACTCGCTATCTTTGGCGACTGGTGTGGGCGCTGTTTGATCCAATGGGCCTCTCGGCATCGGTCGGATGGAAGGTGAGCGTTGGACGCATTCGAGGTGCATCGGCGGCTGATCGATGACTACCGCACCTTCACCGAGGGGTTCGTTGACGTTCACGACGATCGGATCCGGGCTCGGGTAGAGGCGGAGAGCGCTCGGGGGGCGCAGTGGCCGGCGCCGTGGTCGTCGTTGAACCCGTCGTTCGAGCCCGGCGGGCGGGTTGATGATCTGGTTCGTGAGGGCCTGTTGCAGCAGGAGTGCGCGCGGATCTTTCGGGTGAAGAAGGCTCCGGATGATGCCGGCACGACGCCGATCACGCTGCACCGGCACCAGAGCGACGCGGTGCGGGTTGCCCGTACCGGAGCGTCGTACGTGCTGACCACGGGAACGGGCTCCGGTAAGTCGCTGGCGTACATGGTGCCGATCGTCGACCGGGTGCTGCGGGAGGGATCCGGACAGGGCGTCCGGGCGATCGTCGTGTACCCGATGAACGCGTTGGCGAACAGCCAGCAGGAGGAGATGCGGAAGTTCCTGGAGTTCGGCTACAGCGGTCAGCCTCCGGTGACGTTCGCCCGGTACACGGGTCAGGAGAGCGAGGAGGAGCGGCGGGCGATCCTGAAGCGTCCGCCGGACATCCTGCTGACGAACTACGTGATGCTGGAGTTGGTGTTGACCCGCCCGGATGAGCGGCGTCCGTTGGTGGAGGCGGCGCAAGGGCTGCGGTTCCTGGTGCTGGACGAGCTGCACACCTACCGGGGCAGGCAGGGCGCGGATGTGGCGATGCTGGTGCGTCGGGTCCGGGACGCGTGCGGCGCCGGGGAGACGTTGCAGTGTGTGGGGACGTCGGCGACGATGGCCAACGCGGGCACCGTGGCGCAGCAGCAGGTCGAGGTTGCCGATGTCGCGACGCGGATTTTCGGCGTGGACGTGATGCCGGAGCACGTCATCACCGAGACCCTGGTGCGCGCGACGACTGCTCGGGACGTAAAGCCGGCACGGTTGGCGGCGGTTGTCGCCGCGCGTGGTGATGCGGAGGCGGACGACCCGGCGCTGCGTGCGGGCTACGCCCAGCTCAGCGCGGATCCGCTGGCGTCGTGGATCGAGGACACGTTTGGGGTCGTGGCGGAGCCTGATAGCGGCCGGCTGGTACGGCAGCAGCCGACGAAGGTCAATGACGCGGCGGTGACGCTGGCCGCGGTGACGGGGCGCTCGGCGGACGAGTGTGCGACGGCGATCCGGGCGACGCTGTTGGCGGGTTCCCGTGCCCGTGACGAGGCGACCGGGCGTCCGTTGTTCGCGTTTCGGCTGCATCAGTTCTTGTCCAAGGGCGGCACGGTCTACAGCACCTTGGAGCCCGTGGCTTCTCGGGCAATCGAGACGACCTTCCAGCTCGTGCTGCCTGGTCAGCCGGAGCGGCGACTGTACCCGCTGGCGTTCTGCCGGGAGTGCGGCCAGGAGTATCTGATCGCCCGTCGGGAAAATCACGCGCAGACGGCGGTGTTCCGGGCGCGTCACGGGCTGCGGATCACCGACAGCGATGACGGTTACCTGTTCGTCTCGGCGGACCGGGAGTGGCCGGCTGACCCGGTTGCCGAGGGCCGCCTGCCAGGCTCATGGTTGTCGGCCGACAGCGCCGGTCACCAGGTGGTGCCGGCCAGACGTCGCGATGTCCCGATCCGCTATCGCGCAGCGCCGGACGGCACCGCCACCGTGATGGGCGCGGCGGGTGAGCCTGTCGACGGTGGCGTGGTCGCGGCGTGGATCCCGGGCACGTTCCGGTTCTGCCTGCGGTGCGGGGTGTCCTACGAGCAGGTCCGCAGCAACGAGTTCAGCAAGCTGGTCACGCTGGATCGCGAGGGCCGCAGCAGCGCCATGACGGTGGTGGCGTCCAGCATTGTGCGGGCGTTGCGGAGCCAGCCGGAGGTGGCGCTGGGCGCGGACGCCCGCAAGCTGTTGACGTTCGTCGACAACCGGCAGGATGCCAGCTTGCAGGCGGGGCACTTCAACGACTTCGCCTTGGTGGTGCAACTGCGCGCGGCGTTGTATCGGGCCACCCTGGACGCGCAG is a genomic window containing:
- a CDS encoding IS1380 family transposase; this encodes MSKSSGWDQRLVVGSDGKGLVGHAGAVLLRKCADRTGLTSALNKVLPRGKGPGWWDRGTVLVCLAVVITLGATSMSDIGLLAHQRLVFGDRPSESTVRRALAGLNEKVLKRVGKARAKVRAHVWALLARRPQGFPWLTVAGKLLTGWVVIDMDATLITAHSDKQGAAATFKKGYGFHPLGAWCANTAECLAMLLRPGNAGSNTVADHIRVLGDAIAQLPAGYRRKLLIRVDGAGATHELLEHLERMNRVWRSVRFTVGWTITAADETAIEQVPADAWTDSLHQDGTATGTAHVAELTGLNPRLAGWTGTLRLLVRRTRPSARHARNLTALEKRTGWRYQIVATNITRIAGVPGSHQPQWLDALHRAHAGVEDHVRHGKATGLRNLPSKDWTVNQGWTLTCNIAADLAAWTRLLGLYDQPDLAHAEPDTLRYRLLHLPARLATHARRRVLSIPGTWPWADAFTLCWRRLTLLPPAT
- a CDS encoding DUF4365 domain-containing protein: MPLSGLGSADSTLVRRGHLTGLRSCDRMPKRSVQQRAGFRGEAFVDKAVSDAGHVWNDTRRDFAIDGQIEFVDTDREVTGVAVLAQVKATEVGFSGDSATGFAFRCEADHIAYWTRLGRPVVLICVDLRVDQAWWKRVDTWFADPERRARRVVRFDKIADRFDPDSFSKLSALGVPIGEPLPRLEGSERLVSNLLVIDRFASKIYEASTPCRDRGDAWERMRANGNQFEGGFLLSGGKIYSMCPLDHGPLAVLCDGPVSAIPTEAWSGTDDPALQRRFVSLLNFTLRSAYHPDLVWHPRKSVVYMQAPPDRSNRKIKGRYRGAKGRSFFTPYRGKDDDTKTMFCRHYAAGLYFRRWGGTWYLEINPTYHFTIDGRRESLFDAEYVKKIKRLEHNNAVYQLVRAWADYLQGEDTLFRTRDERIRFGRLLELDCDAAIDETVWIPQEPAPTSGTAGLAQGLWELPS
- a CDS encoding DddA-like double-stranded DNA deaminase toxin, which produces MSVAEVGAALRAILDSISRERGRTAGVVRDLQDSRSRLGVTLRGSGHPLVGRALAGFAAAIERLREADHLAAQSAEAVRAYAHAIGIDIPASSSQSADNVGQTGTSAQRSAGGVPPTQGQGWVEDAVGRLPRRPGGKGPTHGLLFDTSGTPLTGPPLTQSEGYLRSGGAPGARDGLRPDWHPLAQVTREHVEAHAAALLRRPGAPREAVLVVNKPTCVSKGEYVGCDEVLPGMLPRGSRLAIYVSDGAATRLLKVYTGTGEGIAS
- a CDS encoding TIGR02391 family protein, coding for MGALHNQQLRDGASNCVIRFITEAMAPGRHLQDQPRFDALRDALAEPLSLVGLRVNDEGKMARAAGTATTLDEVARLAGRLRTELHRRGVHEQVVRYCEEELVRRSLFHAVFEATKGVSDRLRQMTGLTADGAELIDQCFGARTGTPLVRINAYSTDSETSEHRGFVNLLKGTFGMFRNPPAHTPRATAGWALTEPDALDLFSLLSLVHRRLDGAQITPRP
- a CDS encoding Imm1 family immunity protein, coding for MSYIVSWDGPSAEEPDRGNEVPVSTAQELDLVLDRVNAQAAAENLPYAVQIHQPGRHGAIMIGIGHPERSFVDWLDRSQPHGSGNRYATDPDLPPVSEAIAFDFYGDWTEMPPERTRISPERAREAAREYLHTGQQPSLAWVAG
- a CDS encoding DEAD/DEAH box helicase, with amino-acid sequence MDAFEVHRRLIDDYRTFTEGFVDVHDDRIRARVEAESARGAQWPAPWSSLNPSFEPGGRVDDLVREGLLQQECARIFRVKKAPDDAGTTPITLHRHQSDAVRVARTGASYVLTTGTGSGKSLAYMVPIVDRVLREGSGQGVRAIVVYPMNALANSQQEEMRKFLEFGYSGQPPVTFARYTGQESEEERRAILKRPPDILLTNYVMLELVLTRPDERRPLVEAAQGLRFLVLDELHTYRGRQGADVAMLVRRVRDACGAGETLQCVGTSATMANAGTVAQQQVEVADVATRIFGVDVMPEHVITETLVRATTARDVKPARLAAVVAARGDAEADDPALRAGYAQLSADPLASWIEDTFGVVAEPDSGRLVRQQPTKVNDAAVTLAAVTGRSADECATAIRATLLAGSRARDEATGRPLFAFRLHQFLSKGGTVYSTLEPVASRAIETTFQLVLPGQPERRLYPLAFCRECGQEYLIARRENHAQTAVFRARHGLRITDSDDGYLFVSADREWPADPVAEGRLPGSWLSADSAGHQVVPARRRDVPIRYRAAPDGTATVMGAAGEPVDGGVVAAWIPGTFRFCLRCGVSYEQVRSNEFSKLVTLDREGRSSAMTVVASSIVRALRSQPEVALGADARKLLTFVDNRQDASLQAGHFNDFALVVQLRAALYRATLDAQADGADGLDPLDIGQAVSRRLGLQLRDFAQAPKALDLRAAERALRGVVEFRVLRDLQRGWRVTLPNLEQSGLMVVDYPFW